CTGGGTGAGTATCTGGATGCGGTAACGATTGTGGCTATTATCGTACTGAATGCGATTCTGGGGTTTGTACAGGAATTCCGGGCTGAACGATCTCTTCGTGCTTTGAAACAGTTGTCTGCACCTCTTGCCAAAGTGCTTCGTTCAGGCCAAGAAGTACACCTTGCCGCCAAACAACTTGTCCCCGGGGATATTATCATGGTGGAGAGTGGGGACCGCATACCCGCTGATGTGCGCTGGCTGCAAACGAACAGTCTGGATGTCGAGGAGTCGGCCCTTACCGGGGAATCGGTTCCTGTAAGCAAACATTGCCTTCCGATTGCGGACGAGGACGTTCCGCTGGGTGATCAGAAGAATATTGGTTTTATGGGTACCATGGTCACTCGTGGCACAGCCAAAGGTGTGGTGATCCGTACGGGGATGGAAACCGAGATGGGCAAAATCGCCGATCTGATCCAAAATACGGAGGAGCAAGAAACACCTTTACAGCACAGGCTGGAGCAATTGGGCAAAATTCTGATTTTTGTCGCATTGGGATTAACCATTATGGTTGTCGTCGCAGGGATATTGCACGGACAACCAGCCGTTGGCATGTTTCTGGCTGGGGTCAGCCTCGCGGTGGCTGCCATACCAGAGGGTCTGCCGGCCATTGTAACCATTGCACTCGCACTAGGCGTACAGCGTATGATCAAACGTAAAGCCATTGTACGCAAACTGCCTTCTGTCGAAACTCTTGGTTGTGCATCTGTAATCTGTTCGGATAAGACAGGTACGCTCACCCAGAACAAGATGACGGTAACGGATGTGTGGTTGGAGGGACGTAACATCAAGGTTACCGGGGATGGTTATGCACCTGAAGGGCAGATGCTGGAGAACGGTCGCATGGTGGAACTGAAGAGTGACCAGTCCCTGCGCAGAATGCTTCAGATTAGTGCACTTTGCAACAATGCGAGTATTGTGGAAAGTGCTGCAAGCGAGGTGGGGAGCAAGAAAAAGGGCAAGGATACCAAAAAGGAAAGCAAGAAAAACACGAAAAAAGGTGACCTCCAAGAAGAAACCGTTCAACGAGATAATGTATTCTGGGAGCTGAAAGGCGATCCGACGGAAGGGGCACTCGTCACACTGGCCTCCAAAATGGGGCTTACTCCTGCCGGACTCAAAGAGTTGTATGCCCGCCAGCAGGAATTCCCGTTTGATTCGGAGCGAAAACGCATGTCGGTCCTGGTTCATCATCAGGGGGGCCGAATGATCTATACCAAAGGTGCACCGGATGTGTTGATCGGACACTGTAGTTATATTTTGTGGGAAGGCAAGGTTGTACCTTTCACTGGAACACTGCGCCAGAAAGTGATGGCAGCTAACGAGAGCATGGCCGGAGCGGCACTACGTGTCCTTGGAATGGCCTACCGTGAAGTGCGGCCGGAAGAAAAAGTGGCTGACGAACACGCCGCCGAAAGTCAACTTGTCTTCGTAGGACTTGCGGGTATGATTGATCCGCCGCGTCGTGAAGTGCGAGATGCGATTGCGACATGCCGCAAGGCGGGGATACGAACTGTCAT
The nucleotide sequence above comes from Paenibacillus sp. W2I17. Encoded proteins:
- a CDS encoding cation-translocating P-type ATPase, yielding MEHTKWHQLSDEELRNTLGVSPQEGLTDEAVAEKRKVVGSNELSEGKRISPITLLLNQFKDFMVLVLMGATLVSGLLGEYLDAVTIVAIIVLNAILGFVQEFRAERSLRALKQLSAPLAKVLRSGQEVHLAAKQLVPGDIIMVESGDRIPADVRWLQTNSLDVEESALTGESVPVSKHCLPIADEDVPLGDQKNIGFMGTMVTRGTAKGVVIRTGMETEMGKIADLIQNTEEQETPLQHRLEQLGKILIFVALGLTIMVVVAGILHGQPAVGMFLAGVSLAVAAIPEGLPAIVTIALALGVQRMIKRKAIVRKLPSVETLGCASVICSDKTGTLTQNKMTVTDVWLEGRNIKVTGDGYAPEGQMLENGRMVELKSDQSLRRMLQISALCNNASIVESAASEVGSKKKGKDTKKESKKNTKKGDLQEETVQRDNVFWELKGDPTEGALVTLASKMGLTPAGLKELYARQQEFPFDSERKRMSVLVHHQGGRMIYTKGAPDVLIGHCSYILWEGKVVPFTGTLRQKVMAANESMAGAALRVLGMAYREVRPEEKVADEHAAESQLVFVGLAGMIDPPRREVRDAIATCRKAGIRTVMITGDHGTTAEAIAHQLGILPRGGASLSGQQLAGMTDEQLDKQVEGIYVFSRVSPEHKLRIVKSLQRKGHVVAMTGDGVNDAPAIKAADIGIAMGITGTDVTKEASALILSDDNFSTIVAAIEEGRNIYENIRKFIRYLLASNVGEILTMFFAMMMGLPLPLVPIQILWVNLVTDGLPAMALGVDQPEKDLMEHKPRGAKENIFARRLGWKIVSRGVLIGLCTLGAFWLTLQAAPDNPGQLIKAQSVAFATLVLAQLIHVFDCRSSRSIFHRNPLQNKYLVLAVISSVVLMLVVMYVEPLQPIFKTVPLGLREWAICIVAAGIPTFLMGAGSVWGGRRNRRRMGGSGRFVPKSTKFSA